From Pseudomonas vanderleydeniana, the proteins below share one genomic window:
- the cfaB gene encoding C17 cyclopropane fatty acid synthase CfaB produces the protein MLAQLPPALQNLQLPLRLKLWDGHQFDLGPQPSITITVKDPQLVAQFSHPTLDLLGSAFVEGKLELEGPISEVVRVCDELSQALLEDEGDHPAQRLSHDKETDAASISYHYDLSNSFYQLWLDRDMVYSCAYFERGDASLEEAQQAKFRHLCRKLRLQPGEYLLDVGCGWGGLARFAAREFGVKVFGITLSKEQLALARERVAAEGLQDKVDLQLLDYRDLPQDGRFDKVVSVGMFEHVGHANLQQYANILFGAVREGGLVMNHGITARHVDGRPVGRGAGDFIDRYVFPNGELPHLSMISAFVSEAGLEVVDVESLRLHYARTLNIWSQRLESHLEAAGKLVPDKALRIWRLYLAGCAYAFEKGWINLHQILAVKPLSNGGHNLPWTRGDLYR, from the coding sequence ATGCTCGCGCAACTTCCACCGGCCTTACAGAATCTTCAGCTACCGCTGCGCCTGAAACTCTGGGACGGCCATCAATTCGACCTCGGGCCGCAGCCCAGCATCACCATCACCGTGAAGGACCCGCAACTGGTCGCGCAATTCAGCCATCCGACGCTGGACCTGCTCGGCAGCGCGTTCGTCGAGGGCAAGCTGGAACTCGAAGGACCGATCAGTGAAGTCGTACGGGTCTGCGACGAGTTGAGTCAGGCACTGTTGGAGGACGAAGGGGATCATCCTGCACAGCGCCTGTCCCATGACAAGGAAACCGACGCGGCGTCGATTTCCTACCACTACGACCTGTCCAACTCGTTCTACCAGCTGTGGCTGGACCGCGACATGGTTTATTCGTGCGCCTACTTCGAACGAGGCGACGCCAGCCTGGAAGAAGCCCAGCAGGCCAAGTTCCGCCACCTGTGCCGCAAGCTGCGCCTGCAACCGGGCGAATACCTGCTGGATGTCGGCTGTGGCTGGGGCGGCCTGGCGCGCTTCGCCGCGCGGGAGTTCGGGGTCAAGGTGTTCGGTATCACCCTGAGCAAGGAGCAGCTGGCGCTGGCCAGGGAGCGGGTCGCCGCCGAAGGCCTGCAGGACAAGGTCGACCTGCAGTTGCTCGACTATCGCGACCTGCCGCAGGACGGCCGCTTCGACAAGGTGGTCAGCGTCGGCATGTTCGAGCACGTCGGCCACGCCAACCTGCAGCAATACGCCAATATCCTGTTCGGCGCGGTGCGCGAGGGAGGCCTGGTGATGAACCATGGCATCACCGCCCGGCACGTCGACGGCCGTCCGGTCGGGCGCGGGGCCGGTGATTTCATCGACCGCTACGTGTTTCCCAATGGCGAGCTGCCGCACCTGTCGATGATCTCGGCCTTCGTCAGCGAAGCCGGATTGGAGGTGGTCGACGTCGAAAGCCTGCGCCTGCACTACGCCAGGACCCTGAACATCTGGAGCCAGCGCCTGGAAAGCCACCTGGAGGCCGCGGGCAAGCTGGTGCCGGACAAGGCCCTGCGGATCTGGCGACTGTACCTGGCCGGCTGCGCCTACGCCTTCGAGAAGGGCTGGATCAACCTGCACCAGATCCTCGCGGTGAAGCCATTGTCCAACGGCGGCCACAACCTGCCCTGGACCCGCGGCGACCTCTACCGCTGA
- the hflK gene encoding protease modulator HflK: MRVDLEALEADLDSLPRFQRAGVQARQLRRLGIGLTVLALSGLVLGFFVGLFAPASIWPTLLNNNAAALLVLVATLQSAAGVARWREQARVPGEVEPSAPAPAEPEGAYERLLARLDRLWRNALAQIGPATLWLAGWALLALVSVEQTWNLALAGASLGLSGSVAAALGLLLAFALLVLERQLAQAHAAEWPEAEALAQLVRVAIGVQVASALCLLFSGPQNLWPVRLLTLIGLLPALVAAELLLRAVLSLFSPRRDSLEPRLVATSFIAGLLRWPPQPLLALQDELHNRFGIDLRQVWAFSYMRRAFAPVLLVVLAVGWLLSGVSEVPLQGRGIYERFGKPVEVFGPGLHVGLPWPLGRVLAVENGVVHELATSVDAAAPALPDPAEGEAPASANRLWDASHVNEKSQVIASSSGDRQGFQVVNMDVRFVYRIGLSDQAALAATYNSADVPTLIRSTASRVLVHDFASRTLDGLLGEQRTALADDIGRAVQADLQRLDSGVEILATVVEAIHPPAGAANAYHAVQAAQISAQALISRERGAASEQANQAQLQASIVQDQAQASAHEVQATARAADLRFSAERQAYARAGQAFVLEQYLAQLSQGLGKARLLVLDHRLGANSAPTIDLRSFTPPADPMPARKAVQPGVTP, from the coding sequence ATGCGAGTGGATCTTGAAGCGCTGGAGGCCGACCTCGACAGCCTGCCACGCTTCCAACGGGCGGGCGTGCAGGCCCGACAACTGCGGCGCCTGGGCATCGGCCTGACGGTGCTGGCGCTCAGCGGCCTGGTGCTGGGGTTCTTCGTCGGGCTGTTCGCCCCGGCGTCGATCTGGCCGACCCTGCTGAACAATAACGCTGCCGCCTTGCTGGTGCTGGTCGCGACCTTGCAGTCGGCGGCGGGCGTGGCGCGTTGGCGCGAGCAGGCCAGGGTGCCCGGTGAAGTCGAGCCGTCCGCGCCCGCGCCGGCCGAGCCGGAGGGTGCCTACGAGCGCCTGCTGGCGCGGCTGGACCGCCTGTGGCGCAACGCCCTGGCGCAGATCGGCCCGGCGACGCTGTGGCTCGCCGGCTGGGCCTTGCTGGCACTGGTGAGTGTCGAGCAGACCTGGAACCTGGCATTGGCCGGCGCGAGCCTGGGCCTGAGCGGCTCCGTGGCGGCAGCGCTGGGCCTGTTGCTGGCGTTTGCCCTGCTGGTGCTGGAGCGCCAGCTGGCCCAGGCGCATGCCGCCGAATGGCCGGAAGCCGAGGCCCTGGCCCAGCTCGTCCGGGTGGCAATCGGCGTGCAGGTGGCCAGTGCCCTGTGCCTGTTGTTCAGTGGACCGCAAAACCTCTGGCCGGTGCGCCTGCTGACGCTGATCGGCCTGTTGCCGGCACTGGTGGCGGCGGAGCTGCTGTTGCGGGCCGTGCTGTCTTTGTTCAGTCCGCGGCGCGATAGCCTGGAGCCGCGGCTGGTGGCGACCAGCTTCATCGCCGGCCTGCTGCGCTGGCCGCCACAGCCATTGCTGGCGCTGCAGGATGAGCTGCACAACCGCTTCGGTATCGACCTGCGCCAGGTCTGGGCCTTCAGCTACATGCGCCGGGCGTTCGCGCCGGTGCTGCTGGTGGTGCTGGCGGTCGGCTGGCTGTTGAGCGGAGTCAGCGAGGTGCCGTTGCAGGGGCGCGGCATCTACGAGCGTTTCGGCAAGCCGGTGGAGGTTTTCGGCCCCGGGCTGCACGTCGGCCTGCCATGGCCATTGGGACGGGTGCTGGCGGTGGAGAATGGTGTCGTCCACGAGTTGGCGACCAGCGTCGATGCGGCGGCGCCCGCGCTACCCGATCCCGCCGAGGGCGAGGCGCCGGCCAGCGCCAACCGCCTGTGGGACGCCAGCCACGTGAACGAGAAATCCCAGGTGATCGCCAGCAGCAGCGGTGACCGCCAGGGCTTCCAGGTGGTCAACATGGACGTGCGTTTTGTCTACCGTATCGGCCTGAGCGACCAGGCCGCGCTGGCCGCCACCTACAACAGCGCCGATGTGCCGACGCTGATCCGCAGCACCGCCAGCCGGGTGCTGGTCCATGATTTCGCCTCGCGGACTCTCGATGGCCTGCTCGGCGAACAGCGCACGGCACTCGCCGATGATATCGGTCGTGCGGTGCAGGCCGATTTGCAGCGCCTGGACAGTGGCGTGGAAATCCTTGCCACGGTGGTCGAGGCGATTCATCCGCCAGCCGGCGCGGCGAATGCCTATCACGCGGTGCAGGCGGCGCAGATCAGCGCCCAGGCCCTGATTTCCCGCGAGCGCGGTGCCGCCAGCGAGCAGGCCAACCAGGCGCAGTTGCAGGCCAGCATCGTCCAGGACCAGGCCCAGGCCAGCGCCCATGAGGTGCAGGCCACTGCCCGTGCGGCGGACCTGCGTTTCAGCGCCGAGCGCCAGGCCTATGCCCGGGCCGGCCAGGCGTTCGTGCTGGAACAGTACCTGGCGCAACTGAGCCAGGGGCTGGGCAAGGCCAGGCTGCTGGTGCTCGACCACCGCCTGGGCGCCAACAGCGCCCCCACCATCGATCTGCGTTCATTCACGCCGCCGGCCGACCCGATGCCCGCGCGTAAAGCCGTTCAGCCAGGAGTCACCCCTTGA
- a CDS encoding CDP-alcohol phosphatidyltransferase family protein, giving the protein MPSIYQLKPRFQNLLRPVVQRLFDNGTTANQVTLCAALISLLVGALVATFAHHAWVFLLIPLWMILRMALNAIDGMLAREFGQQSKLGAYLNELCDIIADSALILPFALLPGISLPAVLLVTLLALFSEYAGVMAPLVGVSRRYDGPMGKSDRAFALGVIATGVTFGLLQPLWINGLFLLIAALLVVTLVNRVRQGLKEASSQLPE; this is encoded by the coding sequence ATGCCCTCGATCTATCAGCTCAAACCACGCTTCCAGAACCTGTTGCGACCCGTGGTCCAGCGCCTGTTCGACAATGGCACCACCGCCAACCAGGTCACCCTCTGCGCCGCCTTGATTTCCCTGCTGGTTGGCGCGCTGGTGGCGACCTTCGCCCATCACGCCTGGGTTTTCCTGCTCATCCCCTTGTGGATGATCCTGCGCATGGCCCTGAACGCCATCGACGGCATGCTGGCCCGGGAGTTCGGCCAGCAGTCGAAGCTCGGTGCCTACCTCAACGAGCTGTGCGACATCATCGCCGACAGCGCGTTGATCCTGCCGTTTGCCCTGCTGCCCGGGATCAGCCTGCCGGCGGTGTTGCTGGTGACCCTGCTGGCGCTGTTCAGCGAATACGCCGGGGTGATGGCACCGCTGGTCGGCGTCTCGCGTCGCTATGACGGCCCGATGGGCAAGAGCGACCGGGCCTTCGCCCTCGGCGTGATCGCCACCGGGGTCACCTTCGGCCTGCTCCAGCCCCTGTGGATAAACGGCCTGTTCCTGCTGATTGCTGCACTGCTGGTGGTCACGCTGGTCAATCGTGTCCGCCAGGGCCTGAAAGAAGCCAGTTCACAGCTACCTGAATAG
- the hflK gene encoding protease modulator HflK, with translation MSEHPEPTSGLDSPWIQAGRLAFLGLYGVTVLAALAWAFSNVRQIDPQERAVVLRLGALERIQNAGLLLAWPRPFEQVVILPAADRVIERRVEGLLRSDAALQADRQATLATPVNDALAGSGYLLTGDAGVVQLDVRVFYKVTDPYAFVLQAEHVLPALDRIVTRSAVVLTAARDLDTILVARPELIGSDSQAAERRERLRGDLLQGINRRLAELAASGQGIGVEVARVDVQSSLPGPAVNAFNAVLTASQQADKAVANAHNEAAKLGQSATQEADRLVQVAKAQASERLAKAQADTATVASLAKAQQDGSDPGLLLRLYRERMPKILQQAGSVTTVDPRDDSRLIIQGAEQ, from the coding sequence ATGAGTGAACACCCGGAACCGACAAGCGGCCTGGACAGCCCGTGGATCCAGGCCGGGCGCCTTGCGTTTCTCGGCCTGTACGGGGTCACCGTGCTGGCGGCGCTGGCCTGGGCCTTTTCCAACGTGCGGCAGATCGATCCGCAGGAGCGCGCGGTGGTTCTGCGCCTCGGGGCGCTGGAACGTATCCAGAACGCCGGGCTGCTGCTGGCCTGGCCACGCCCGTTCGAGCAGGTGGTGATCCTGCCGGCAGCGGACCGGGTGATCGAGCGACGCGTCGAAGGGCTGCTGCGTTCCGATGCGGCGCTGCAGGCCGATCGCCAGGCGACCCTGGCGACGCCGGTCAACGACGCTCTGGCCGGCTCCGGCTACCTGCTGACCGGCGATGCCGGTGTGGTGCAGCTGGATGTGCGGGTGTTCTACAAGGTTACTGATCCCTATGCCTTCGTGCTCCAGGCCGAGCATGTACTGCCGGCGCTCGACCGGATCGTCACCCGCAGCGCTGTGGTCCTGACCGCCGCGCGGGACCTGGACACCATCCTGGTCGCCCGGCCGGAGCTGATCGGCAGCGACAGCCAGGCCGCCGAGCGCCGCGAACGCCTGCGTGGCGATCTGCTGCAGGGGATCAACCGACGCCTGGCCGAGTTGGCGGCGAGCGGGCAGGGCATTGGCGTCGAGGTGGCGCGAGTCGACGTGCAGTCGAGCCTGCCGGGCCCGGCGGTGAACGCCTTCAACGCGGTACTGACCGCCAGCCAGCAGGCCGACAAGGCCGTGGCCAACGCCCATAACGAAGCGGCCAAGCTCGGCCAGTCGGCGACCCAGGAAGCCGATCGGCTGGTGCAGGTCGCCAAGGCCCAGGCCAGTGAACGGCTGGCCAAGGCCCAGGCCGATACGGCGACGGTGGCGAGCCTGGCCAAGGCCCAGCAGGACGGCAGCGATCCGGGCCTGTTGCTGCGTCTGTATCGCGAGCGCATGCCGAAGATTCTCCAGCAGGCCGGGTCGGTGACCACGGTCGACCCCCGGGACGATTCCCGCCTGATCATCCAGGGAGCAGAGCAATGA
- the cls gene encoding cardiolipin synthase has product MDFFGPHVFGYLIALIHSLGTIAAIHAVLTVRTAQGSIAWALSLVFIPYLTLIPYLVFGRSTFDAYIKARRQANVEMRKAIADLNWRPWVEEALAARNSQAYAALRAMPKLGRMPCLANNQVQLLVNGEATFEAIFQAIEQARHAVLVQFFIVHDDQLGRRLHNLLRQKAGEGVEVYLLYDGIGSHALPHDYVDSLREGGVRVKAFATRSGWLNRFQVNFRNHRKVVVVDGLVGFVGGHNVGDEYLGSKPPLSPWRDTHVQVSGPVVACLQESFAEDWFWAARQLPPLILPDTYPDDGVLCQLLASGPADPFETCSLFFVEAIHAARERVWITSPYFIPDEAVSAALRLAVLRGVDVRLLLPSRPDHRIVYAASSLYAFEAVRAGVRVFRYGPGFLHQKVVLVDNEISAIGSANLDNRSFRLNFELMLLTVDPAFAGEVESMLLKDFELAREVTHEDSRETHRLQQLGMRIARLISPIL; this is encoded by the coding sequence ATGGATTTTTTCGGACCCCATGTCTTCGGCTATCTGATAGCCCTTATTCACTCGCTCGGCACGATCGCGGCCATCCACGCGGTGCTGACCGTTCGCACCGCCCAAGGCTCGATCGCCTGGGCACTGTCGCTGGTATTCATCCCCTACCTCACGCTGATTCCCTACCTGGTCTTCGGCCGCAGTACCTTCGACGCCTACATCAAGGCCCGGCGCCAGGCCAACGTGGAAATGCGCAAGGCCATCGCCGACCTGAACTGGCGCCCCTGGGTCGAGGAGGCCCTCGCCGCCCGCAACTCGCAGGCCTACGCGGCGCTGCGGGCGATGCCCAAGCTGGGGCGCATGCCGTGCCTGGCCAACAACCAGGTGCAATTGCTGGTCAACGGCGAAGCCACCTTCGAGGCGATTTTCCAGGCCATCGAACAGGCCCGGCATGCCGTGCTGGTGCAGTTCTTCATCGTCCACGACGACCAGCTCGGCCGGCGCCTGCACAACCTGTTGCGCCAGAAGGCCGGCGAAGGGGTCGAGGTCTACCTGCTCTACGACGGCATCGGCAGCCACGCCCTGCCCCACGATTACGTCGACAGCCTGCGCGAGGGCGGTGTCCGGGTGAAGGCCTTCGCCACCCGCAGTGGCTGGCTCAATCGCTTCCAGGTGAATTTCCGCAACCACCGCAAGGTGGTGGTGGTCGACGGGCTGGTCGGTTTCGTCGGCGGGCACAACGTCGGCGACGAATACCTGGGGAGCAAGCCACCCCTGTCCCCCTGGCGCGACACCCATGTGCAGGTCAGCGGCCCGGTGGTGGCCTGCCTGCAGGAATCGTTCGCCGAAGACTGGTTCTGGGCCGCACGCCAGCTGCCACCGCTGATCCTGCCGGACACCTACCCCGACGACGGCGTGCTCTGCCAGTTGCTCGCCAGCGGCCCGGCCGATCCGTTCGAAACCTGCTCGCTGTTTTTCGTCGAGGCGATCCATGCCGCCCGCGAACGGGTGTGGATCACCAGCCCCTACTTCATCCCCGACGAAGCGGTGTCCGCCGCCCTGCGCCTGGCGGTCCTGCGCGGAGTCGACGTGCGCCTGCTGCTGCCCTCGCGGCCCGACCACCGGATCGTCTACGCCGCCTCCAGCCTCTATGCCTTCGAAGCCGTACGGGCCGGGGTCCGGGTGTTCCGCTACGGCCCGGGGTTCCTGCACCAGAAGGTGGTGCTGGTGGACAACGAGATCAGCGCCATCGGCAGCGCCAACCTGGACAACCGTTCGTTCCGGCTGAACTTCGAACTGATGCTGCTGACGGTCGACCCGGCCTTTGCCGGCGAGGTCGAGAGCATGCTGCTCAAGGATTTCGAGCTGGCCCGCGAGGTCACCCACGAAGACAGCCGGGAAACCCACCGCCTGCAACAACTGGGCATGCGTATCGCCCGGCTGATTTCGCCGATTCTGTAA
- the hflC gene encoding protease modulator HflC, with protein MSLSHSHSHDHHDHGDHDHAGHAHHHGHHHHHGHPHHHGEAGSGGPFPWRRMGWALLLILFAVAAASLVQVRSGEATVITRFGNPSRVLLEPGLGWRWPAPFEAAIPVDLRLRTTSSGLQDVGTRDGLRIIIQAYVAWQVQGDPQNVERFMRAVQNQPDEAARQIRTFVGSALETTAASFDLSSLVNTDASQVRIADFEAQLRQQIDQQLLSTYGVKVLQVGVERLTLPSVTLSATVDRMRAERETIATERTAVGKREAAQIRSAAERDARILQADATVKAADIEAQSRVEAAQIYGRAYAGSPQLYNLLRSLDTLGTLVTPGTKLILRTDAAPFRVLVDGPPTALDKHDGKTGSQP; from the coding sequence TTGAGCCTGTCCCACTCTCATTCCCACGATCATCACGATCACGGCGACCACGATCATGCCGGTCATGCTCACCACCACGGGCACCACCATCATCATGGGCACCCTCACCACCATGGCGAGGCCGGCAGTGGCGGGCCGTTCCCGTGGCGGCGCATGGGCTGGGCACTGCTGCTGATCCTGTTCGCGGTCGCGGCGGCGAGCCTGGTGCAGGTGCGTTCCGGCGAGGCGACGGTGATCACCCGCTTCGGCAACCCGTCGCGGGTGCTGCTCGAACCGGGCCTCGGCTGGCGCTGGCCGGCGCCGTTCGAGGCGGCGATTCCGGTCGACCTGCGCCTGCGGACCACCTCCAGTGGCCTGCAGGATGTCGGTACCCGCGATGGCCTGCGCATCATCATCCAGGCCTACGTGGCCTGGCAGGTCCAGGGCGATCCGCAGAACGTCGAGCGCTTCATGCGCGCGGTGCAGAACCAGCCGGACGAGGCGGCACGGCAGATCCGCACCTTCGTCGGTTCGGCACTGGAGACCACTGCGGCCAGCTTCGATCTGTCGAGCCTGGTCAATACCGATGCCAGCCAGGTGCGCATCGCCGATTTCGAGGCGCAACTGCGCCAGCAGATCGACCAGCAACTGCTCTCGACCTATGGCGTAAAGGTCCTGCAGGTCGGCGTCGAGCGCCTGACGCTGCCTTCGGTCACGCTCTCGGCCACCGTCGATCGCATGCGGGCCGAACGGGAGACCATCGCCACCGAACGCACCGCGGTCGGCAAGCGCGAGGCCGCGCAGATCCGCTCCGCCGCCGAACGCGATGCGCGCATCCTGCAGGCCGATGCGACGGTCAAGGCCGCCGACATCGAGGCGCAGTCGCGGGTCGAGGCGGCGCAGATCTACGGCCGGGCCTACGCCGGTTCGCCGCAGCTGTACAACCTGCTGCGCTCGCTGGACACCCTCGGCACCCTCGTCACCCCGGGGACCAAGCTGATCCTGCGCACCGACGCGGCACCGTTCCGGGTGTTGGTCGACGGGCCGCCCACCGCGCTCGACAAGCATGATGGCAAGACCGGGTCGCAGCCATGA
- a CDS encoding cation-translocating P-type ATPase, which produces MSASTTATAPASLLSSAEQRSAARQLLLAMLALGLLGLGLAWRWLAPGQVGVSQLLLGVASVLVAVPVMRSAWYSLRYPSLHGITDQLIALAMLGAWATGDLLTAALLPIIMIFGHVLEERSVIGSQEAIGALGRLTRSHARRVQADGSVIEVDNATLKAGDQVEVRAGDRVPADGVVLSGQASLDTAPITGESVPLEASVGVQVFGGAINLDGLLRIEVTRTGHESTLGKVIALMQSAERAKPPITRLLERYAGSYMVLVLMIAAVTWFITNDAQAMLAVLVAACPCALVLSAPATAIAGIAVAARHGILIRSSAFLEELADLTSLVVDKTGTLTYGSLRLQSLQTEIKDREPLLRLAASLGSASSHPVSRALAGLVEPAEPVQLSDVHERQGLGVVAQTAQGQAALGRPELFSQLAIATTPVPEHDGPIAGLALDGRFLAWLLLADSTKPEARHALGELRELGLGRQLLLTGDRQSVADSLAREVGVSDVVAQALPEDKLKRVLGEIDSGFRPMVVGDGINDSLALKAGVVGVAMGAGGADIALASADVVLIGSDLRRLGTCVRLSRQCRRTLQVNVVIGLGWTLAIVAAAAFGWLGVAGAMIAAVLHNLSTLLVLGNAGRLLRFQEPLLKLPE; this is translated from the coding sequence ATGAGTGCATCGACCACGGCCACTGCGCCGGCCAGCCTGCTGAGCAGCGCCGAACAGCGCAGCGCGGCGCGCCAACTGCTGCTGGCGATGCTCGCCCTCGGCCTGCTCGGGCTTGGGCTGGCGTGGCGCTGGCTGGCGCCTGGTCAGGTCGGGGTCAGCCAACTGTTGCTGGGCGTGGCCTCGGTCCTGGTGGCGGTGCCGGTGATGCGCTCGGCCTGGTACAGCCTGCGCTACCCGAGCCTGCATGGCATCACCGACCAACTGATCGCCCTGGCGATGCTCGGTGCCTGGGCCACTGGCGACCTGCTGACCGCCGCCTTGCTGCCGATCATCATGATCTTCGGCCACGTGCTCGAGGAGCGCAGTGTCATCGGCTCCCAGGAGGCCATCGGCGCCCTCGGCCGGCTGACCCGCAGCCATGCGCGGCGGGTCCAGGCCGATGGCAGCGTGATCGAGGTGGACAACGCCACGCTCAAGGCTGGTGACCAGGTCGAGGTCCGTGCCGGTGACCGGGTGCCGGCCGACGGCGTGGTGCTGTCCGGCCAGGCCAGCCTCGATACCGCGCCGATCACCGGTGAATCGGTACCGCTGGAAGCGAGTGTCGGCGTGCAGGTGTTCGGCGGGGCGATCAACCTCGACGGGCTGCTGCGCATCGAAGTGACCCGTACCGGCCACGAATCGACCCTGGGCAAGGTCATCGCGCTGATGCAGAGCGCCGAACGGGCCAAGCCGCCGATCACGCGGCTGCTGGAGCGCTATGCCGGCAGCTACATGGTGCTGGTGTTGATGATCGCCGCGGTCACCTGGTTCATCACCAACGACGCCCAGGCAATGCTGGCGGTGCTGGTGGCGGCCTGTCCCTGTGCGCTGGTGCTTTCGGCGCCGGCCACGGCGATTGCCGGGATCGCCGTGGCGGCGCGGCACGGCATCCTGATCCGCAGCTCGGCGTTCCTCGAGGAGTTGGCCGACCTGACCTCCTTGGTGGTCGACAAGACCGGCACCCTGACCTACGGCAGCCTGCGCCTGCAGTCGCTGCAGACCGAGATCAAGGACCGGGAGCCGCTGTTGCGGCTGGCGGCGAGCCTCGGTTCGGCCAGCAGCCACCCGGTCAGCCGGGCGCTGGCCGGGCTGGTGGAGCCGGCCGAACCCGTCCAATTGAGTGACGTGCACGAGCGCCAGGGGTTGGGCGTGGTTGCCCAGACCGCCCAGGGCCAGGCGGCGCTGGGGCGGCCGGAGTTGTTCAGCCAACTGGCGATCGCCACCACGCCGGTGCCGGAGCACGACGGGCCGATTGCCGGCCTGGCCCTCGACGGTCGTTTCCTGGCCTGGCTGCTGCTGGCCGACAGCACCAAGCCCGAGGCCCGGCATGCGCTCGGTGAGCTGCGCGAGCTGGGCCTCGGTCGGCAACTGCTGCTGACCGGCGATCGCCAGAGCGTGGCCGACAGCCTGGCGCGGGAGGTCGGGGTCAGCGATGTCGTGGCCCAGGCGTTGCCTGAGGACAAGCTAAAGCGTGTGCTCGGCGAGATCGACAGCGGCTTCCGACCGATGGTGGTGGGCGACGGCATCAACGATTCGCTGGCCCTCAAGGCCGGGGTGGTCGGGGTGGCGATGGGCGCAGGTGGCGCGGACATCGCCCTGGCCTCGGCGGACGTGGTGTTGATCGGCAGCGACCTGCGCCGCCTGGGTACTTGTGTGCGCCTGAGCCGCCAGTGCCGGCGGACCCTGCAGGTCAATGTGGTGATCGGCCTCGGCTGGACCCTGGCGATCGTCGCGGCGGCGGCCTTCGGCTGGCTGGGCGTGGCGGGGGCGATGATCGCGGCGGTGCTGCACAACCTCAGCACCCTGCTGGTGTTGGGCAATGCCGGGCGGTTGCTGCGGTTCCAGGAGCCGTTGCTCAAGCTCCCCGAGTGA